The Verrucomicrobiales bacterium genome segment AGGCCGAAGTCAGGCCCAAGCCCGTGCCACAATCGAAAACCGACTGGTATAGTGACCAAGCCAAAAAGAACCAGACTCCACGGCGATGCTCCCGTGCGAATGAGCGTCCCCCCATCCCCCTCTCGGCCAAACGAATCGACGACGAGATACAATCCATTGGCAACCAGACAGAAACCTGCGAAGAACCGGACCAGGAAATAAAGCGGCAATCGCAGATACTTTCCGAGAACGCAGAACAGCAGGGGGATCCCAACTCCTAATCCAGGCCCTCCCCAAGCCACAACCTGGGGGTGCGGGTTGTCGGAGAGGCTGGTCCATGAAATCCGGAGCGGGTGCAGTAATACAGAAGCCACGCTCCCACCAGTTAGCCATGCGGCGACCACATGCCCGAACTCATGAACAGCCATGAACGCCAGCCAGCAGAAGCAGACGTAGGAAGCTATCAACGCAAACTGTGATACACGGTGCAAGGCTTTGGTCGGATCTAACGCTGCATCTCAGGTACGGCGCGCCTGTGGTGTGCAGCATGAAATCCAGACGCGACCGCGCCGTTGCCTGCAGATGCC includes the following:
- a CDS encoding M50 family metallopeptidase, which codes for MHRVSQFALIASYVCFCWLAFMAVHEFGHVVAAWLTGGSVASVLLHPLRISWTSLSDNPHPQVVAWGGPGLGVGIPLLFCVLGKYLRLPLYFLVRFFAGFCLVANGLYLVVDSFGREGDGGTLIRTGASPWSLVLFGLVTIPVGFRLWHGLGPDFGLGRAAGRVSSRALVVSITLLTTIVLVELAFSPSGTH